In one Arachis duranensis cultivar V14167 chromosome 9, aradu.V14167.gnm2.J7QH, whole genome shotgun sequence genomic region, the following are encoded:
- the LOC107466170 gene encoding protein SIEVE ELEMENT OCCLUSION B-like: protein MSKPGVPLESTCTPPPGIVAGESKPGVPLESTCTPPPGIIAGESKPGVPLESTCTPPPGIIAGESKPGVPLESTCTPRPAIPLVPAIYGRPIMPGVLLPGTTFTNPVSPLNPFKVPDQLISLNIISIHDAQANRYDVDSLFDLVYDIVISSSTNFDEYLGLQQVTVNVVEDKVPESDLKPNYTLLKQIACQMTCDSFTISNAHESVVGVLQKLKSFTWDAKAVIALSAFALDYGETRHLTLKKQATRKGNALELHVFRHAEENKPAESDSNLTTNLVKITLELIKGIITLEKHYKSYSPSDVPTLVKPLRDVYTYWAVFSLFACANQRELDIKKNVIERLNIVLTQLNVYLNQIQREIEAWQDLSWRFEAFRIPSGIWPLLKALIYSKKADQPDNIIANNATKEQLTLEKLITTKNLFLFVSGVDNIDHEIIKYLKVIHDSITYNEKYKKEGNKIVWVPVVEYWTDEIKEKFKRLKSLMPSWYVVEHFSLIKGYKPLQEIWNYQGKPIVVVADAGGKLLNENALHPIILWGMEAFPFDPATLTKVSQNWNWFWPAAYNIYPLIKNCVMSEEKYVFLYGGTKEWTEKFHGLLERIKKDLEGTETDIEHFNLATNDTKQTKFWFSITHSLLSNTQNVETTTLKQIQMLLAMKTEKGWAIVSKGKNVFLFGYNEVMLKVLQGFEKWRPSILVSGFYYGIYNYYVELHETEKRHCMKFQLDNIHSRVLIPFNCPDPTCGRMMEITSLSYKCCHGMHFVDDDDLPFENGKGPMPLSAIKPRAATDDIITP from the exons ATGTCGAAACCAGGAGTTCCACTGGAATCCACCTGCACCCCTCCTCCTGGAATAGTTGCAGGAGAGTCAAAGCCGGGAGTTCCACTGGAATCCACCTGCACCCCTCCTCCTGGAATAATTGCAGGAGAGTCAAAGCCGGGAGTTCCACTGGAATCCACCTGCACCCCTCCTCCTGGAATAATTGCAGGAGAGTCAAAGCCGGGGGTTCCACTGGAATCCACTTGCACTCCTCGTCCTGCAATTCCACTCGTCCCTGCCATTTATGGTCGTCCAATAATGCCAGGAGTTCTACTTCCTGGTACTACTTTCACCAATCCTGTTTCACCGCTGAACCCATTCAAGGTGCCTGATCAGCTCATCTCTCTCAACATCATCAGCATCCATGACGCTCAAGCCAACAGATATGATGTCGATTCTCTTTTCGATCTTGTTTATGACATTGTTATTAGCAGCTCAACCAACTTCGATGAGTATCTTGGACTCCAG CAAGTGACCGTCAATGTTGTGGAAGACAAGGTTCCTGAATCTGATCTCAAACCAAATTATACCCTTCTCAAACAGATTGCTTGCCAG ATGACATGCGACTCGTTTACCATATCAAATGCACACGAGTCAGTGGTGGGAGTTCTTCAGAAGCTGAAAAGTTTCACTTGGGATGCAAAAGCAGTGATAGCACTCTCCGCTTTTGCTTTGGACTATGGAGAGACACGGCACCTGACGCTGAAGAAGCAGGCGACAAGGAAGGGGAATGCGCTTGAGCTGCATGTGTTCAGGCATGCAGAAGAGAACAAGCCCGCTGAGTCGGATTCAAATCTTACAACCAATTTGGTTAAAATTACATTGGAACTCATTAAGGGGATCATCACATTGGAGAAGCACTATAAATCATACTCCCCAAGTGACGTTCCCACTCTCGTCAAACCTCTTCGTGATGTGTATACTTATTGGgctgttttctccctttttgcGTGTGCTAATCAAAG GGAATTGGACATCAAGAAGAACGTTATTGAGAGACTCAATATTGTTCTCACCCAATTAAATGTTTATTTGAACCAAATCCAGCGCGAAATAG AGGCATGGCAAGATTTAAGTTGGCGTTTTGAAGCCTTCCGAATTCCTTCGGGAATTTGGCCACTTTTGAAGGCTCTAATCTATTCCAAAAAGGCTGATCAACCTGATAATATTATTGCCAACAATGCTACTAAAGAACAG CTTACTCTGGAGAAACTAATAACAACAAAGAACTTGTTTTTGTTCGTTTCTGGTGTTGACAACATTGACCATGAGATAATAAAGTATCTAAAAGTGATTCACGATTCAATCACCTACAATGAGAAATACAAGAAAGAGGGTAATAAGATTGTGTGGGTGCCTGTTGTGGAATATTGGACCGATGAAATCAAGGAAAAGTTTAAGCGTTTGAAGTCTCTGATGCCATCATGGTATGTGGTGGAGCATTTCTCACTCATAAAAGGTTACAAACCATTGCAAGAAATATGGAACTACCAAGGTAAACCTATTGTGGTGGTGGCTGATGCTGGTGGAAAGCTTCTGAACGAAAATGCACTGCACCCAATCATTCTGTGGGGCATGGAAGCCTTCCCATTCGATCCTGCTACCCTCACAAAGGTTTCCCAAAACTGGAATTGGTTTTGGCCCGCAGCATATAATATTTATCCTCTTATCAAAAATTGCGTCATG AGCGAAGAGAAATACGTCTTTCTCTATGGAGGAACAAAAGAATGGACTGAAAAGTTTCATGGCCTTCTTGAACGTATAAAAAAGGACCTAGAAGGAACAGAAACAGACATTGAACACTTCAACCTTGCAACGAATGACACAAAGCAGACCAAATTTTGGTTTAGCATCACCCACTCACTCCTAAGCAACACTCAAAATGTTGAAACGACCACCCTCAAGCAAATTCAAATGCTTCTCGCCATGAAAACTGAGAAGGGATGGGCGATCGTGAGCAAAGGCAAGAACGTATTCTTATTTGGGTACAATGAAGTGATGTTGAAAGTACTCCAAGGCTTCGAAAAGTGGCGACCCAGTATTTTGGTGTCAGGCTTTTACTATGGCATCTACAACTACTATGTCGAACTCCACGAGACCGAGAAACGCCATTGTATGAAGTTCCAGCTGGATAATATCCACTCTCGTGTGCTGATCCCCTTTAACTGCCCTGATCCGACATGCGGCCGGATGATGGAGATCACTTCTCTGTCCTACAAATGTTGCCATGGGATGcattttgttgatgatgatgatcttcCATTTGAAAATGGTAAAGGACCAATGCCCCTGTCAGCCATCAAACCCCGTGCTGCGACCGACGATATTATTACTCCTTGA